Proteins encoded together in one Cicer arietinum cultivar CDC Frontier isolate Library 1 chromosome 4, Cicar.CDCFrontier_v2.0, whole genome shotgun sequence window:
- the LOC101494157 gene encoding transcription factor MYB24-like, which produces MNSTRTLAMSTSTKREFGSNKIEENELRRGPWTLEEDSLLIHYIAHHGEGRWNMLAKSAGLKRTGKSCRLRWLNYLKPDIKRGNLTPQEQLLILELHSKWGNRWSKIAQHLPGRTDNEIKNYWRTRVQKQARQLNIESGSKRFIDAVKCFWMPRLLQKMEQNTSPSSHHHSSITTNMNFVNSIEASTSSMSTTSFNVPSMSPSSSHPQSGLFIDSSSSENHLSNPSLDFFQFSQPLEISENSSAPNVLDNTVYSCPIQNNYNIDDTNNYGLEGLNFDPLSSMETYDFSQFDFQSGGSGWMLDNMANTLWNMDAM; this is translated from the exons ATGAACTCCACAAGAACACTAGCTATGTCCACAAGTACAAAGAGAGAGTTTGGTTCtaataaaattgaagaaaatgagttGAGAAGAGGACCTTGGACTCTTGAAGAAGATAGCTTATTAATTCACTATATTGCTCATCATGGTGAAGGTCGTTGGAATATGTTAGCAAAAAGTGCAG GATTGAAGAGGACTGGTAAAAGCTGCAGACTTAGATGGCTTAATTACTTGAAACCTGACATTAAGAGAGGGAATCTTACTCCTCAAGAACAATTGTTGATCCTTGAACTCCATTCCAAGTGGGGTAACAG GTGGTCAAAAATTGCTCAACATCTACCAGGAAGAACGGATAATGAGATAAAGAATTATTGGAGAACAAGGGTGCAGAAACAAGCACGCCAACTTAACATTGAATCTGGTAGCAAGAGATTCATTGATGCTGTTAAGTGTTTTTGGATGCCAAGATTGCTTCAAAAAATGGAACAGAACACTTCTCCAAGTTCTCATCATCACTCTTCAATAACaacaaatatgaattttgtGAATTCTATTGAAGCTTCAACTAGCTCAATGTCAACAACAAGCTTCAATGTTCCTTCTATGTCTCCATCATCATCTCATCCACAAAGTGGATTATTCATTGATTCTTCTTCAAGTGAAAACCATTTAAGCAATCCTTCCTTGGATTTCTTCCAATTTTCACAGCCACTTGAAATTTCAGAAAATTCAAGTGCTCCAAATGTGTTGGATAACACTGTTTATAGCTGTCCAATTCAGAACAACTACAATATTGATGACACAAATAACTATGGTTTGGAAGGTTTAAACTTTGATCCATTGTCTTCAATGGAAACTTATGACTTTTCACAGTTTGATTTTCAATCTGGTGGAAGTGGCTGGATGTTAGACAATATGGCTAATACTTTGTGGAATATGGATGCTATGTGA